The Helianthus annuus cultivar XRQ/B chromosome 15, HanXRQr2.0-SUNRISE, whole genome shotgun sequence genomic sequence AGACAACTCACTGGTTGTTTCAAGTTTCAACAGTGGCGAAGGATGAaatttccgaccggggggtcgaaaacgtatgtaccaaaaatttctataaaaccggagggtcaaaaacgtatatacccaaaaatttctatacgaaaactacatgctctccactactgagcgaaaagttccgGGTGTCGGCCGCCTCCTCCTGCCCCCACAAAGCTACACCCTTGAGTTTCAACACGCCGCGACAAGTCCTTGTGGTTGAGTTTCAAGGTATATATTGAAGTGCACGATCCATTTAGTACCATCGTCCGACTATATAGTCCCATTGCTTTCCAATTTACATTAGTTGTGATTACAATCTTGATATACTTGTTGCAAGATTGAACCACTTCATTTTTACTTTCATAATTCATATGCCGGGAAGTAACATTGCATAACAAAATATTGTAAATCTGAACAAACTAAATGAAAAATACAAGGGCTAATCAAGATTCATGAGGTATAATGTACATATTATTGATATTTTTAACATTTACAATATACACAAGTTTATTAATGTCCTGAAGACGTATATTATATATGTTGAATGAACTTTTTACATAAAAGAAAGGGCTTATATAATACTAATTAAAATTCGCTACCAAAAAATACCCTAGAGGATATAGTCACCAGCACTTTAGTGCTTTAAAGAAGCTAATGAAGAAAAAACTTCCACTTGATTGATAAAATGTACATCGTGAATCAATGGGTTACCTGTTCGTTGTGGAGGAGAACCTGTGTAGTAACAAAGCGAATCCCGTTCCTCGGTTGATTTCTGCGAATATAGCGAGAAATATATATAAGTACCCGATCATCTTAAGGAGCTAGAAAAAGTGCAACTAaaagcaatatatatatatatatatatatatatatatatatatatatatatatatatatacatgtatgtaGAGGCCAGTTCTACAAATAAGCGTTCGAAGAAGAAGCCACCCGGACGTGGCACATGTATTTTGTGGCACATGTATTTTAAGTAAGAGATATATGTGTCCAAATgatttaaagttataattacgcGTCATGTTCATATAATTACACATTGTTATTTAACATGAACTAGTGGTATGAAAACCGGCGCGTTGCGCCGGTAGCTGTTTGATGCTACGCGATAGAAATTTAATTGGTATCGCTTCATCTCGTTATATTACAGCATCGATGCTCGTTGTAGCAAttgaaaaaggaaaaataaaaaaaatgaaatcgTGATATGACCAAAAGAATATCAACGTGTGATCTACATCGATTCAAAACAATTATATGATAGGAATCGGTTTGGTTTTATCAGGGTACCATCACAATACTGGCATGAACTCATATACTATATCTAAACAAACAAAAGGTACAACGAAACGCATGAAAAAATTAAACAAAGTTACGaatttagtttttttaattatatagcatacagaaaagttaaaaaaaaaaaagatgtcaCGTGGCAACTTCTTAGTGGGCCAACCGCCACACGGCAACTTCTTAAGGCTTGGGTTGGGGACATTGCTCGACATGTGGCGAGAGCAGGATCCAAAAGCTTAAGGTGAAAAATGAGGGGTGTGGTGTGGCGTGTCTTAGCTTGGTGTGGCCAGCCATGTGAATTTTTTTTAGTTAAAGTAGCCAACCAAAGTTAGCCATATTGAACCAGCCAACCAAAGTCAGCCAAGTCACCCTGCCCCCGCCCCCTCCCCCCGCCCCCCGCCCCACACCTAGCTGAATATCCATGCCAAAGAGGCAACGCCAACCCGGAGTGGAGCAGCTAGCGTTAAAGGACATCCCCCGCCCCAACCAACGCCCACTCCCCACAGCCTAAGCCTAATGTGTCTATCATTGTTCATGGCTTAGCGCTTGTTAGTATATCTTACAAAATTCAAAAGTCTTACAATTTACGTAtcaatatttctattttattgCAATTTAAGTCCACCAAACTAACCCATCTACCATATGTAAACAAACAAAATGTACAACGAAACACATCAAAAAATTAAACAAAGTTAcgaattttgtttttttaattatatagcatacagaaaagttaaaaaaaaaagatgtcACGTGACAACTTTTTAGTGGGCCAACCGCCACACGGCAACTTCTTAAGATTGCGGGGAGTGGAGGGGCTTGGGTTAGGGGCATTACTCGACATGTGGCCATGTGAATTTTTTTTAGTTAAAGTAGCCAACCAAAGTCAGCCATATTGAACCAGCCAACCAATGTCAGCCAAGTCACCCTGCGCCCCGCCCCCCGCCTAGCTGAATACCCATGCCAAAGAGGCAACGCCAACCCGGAGTGGAGCAGCTGGCGTTAAAGAACATCCCCGCCCCAACCAACGCCCACTCCCAACAGCCTAAGCCTAATGTGTCTATCACTGTTAATTGTGTTTGTTTtttaatagagtaaactgccattttggtccctgtggtttggccagttttgccacttagtccaaatctcaaacttattacatctgggtcgctgtggtttgcattttgttgccattttagtccaaaatccaaaaaccctccattttgactgttgaaaactggttattttgtcctttagtgcaggggcattttggtccatattaatttattataacatttcaataattaataacataatcttcaagaacatcatcaaacatcatcatcaaaacccagaaaatcaagaacatcttCAAGAAAATAAAGAACCCAGaaaatcatcatcttcaagaatatcatcaaaacccagacatCGTTCAtcttcaaacatcatcatcaaaacccagaaaaattacaaaaatcaaCATACGATTTCTGAACAAAAATAAATAGACAAAAAAACACAAGATGAATTACCATTCTCCTTCTCATTAATCTCTCCAGAGCTCACATCCGATTTCTGaacaaaatccgattcgattaCTGAACAAAATCAACAAACCAACTAGTTCAGTACAAATCAACAAAACccagaaaaattacaaaaatcaaCAAACGATTACAAATCCGATTTCTGAACATCCATTGTATTTGTGagcatcatcaaaacccagagaTGCAGATTCAAGTAACCACCAGATTCAAGTAACAAAAACCAATCCAAAAACACAAGATTTCTGGTGGTTACCTAATGTAACTTGAATCGGATTCAAGTACCCTCAGAAATCAAATCGGATTTCTGGTGTTACTGTTCAGAAATCAAATCCGATTCAAGTACCCTCATCACCATCTCGTCAAGCACCACCACctgtcaccaccaccacccccctCTCGCCgccaagcaccaccaccaccgccgccgttCTTGCCCATCTCTCTCCTCCTCCGAAGAAGACGATCTATTAAACCCTTGAGGATGAACTTGTGTAGCAGTGGCAAAACACGATAAATCCCCAATAAGTGACCGTTTGGCTCGATTAGGAACAAGAGGGTTTCTGGAATTCGTGCTGGACGCCAGATCTGGTTTTCTTTTCAGCTGCAAGACCTTTGACGATGTTAGAACCCCAGATCGATATGGGTTTTAAATTCGACTGTGCATTGTTGTTTTTAGCCCTTAACGGCACTCGATTCTCATCGGAGTACTTTGCTGATTGCTTCAATCTGTTCTCCGATGATGATTTGGTTTCTCCCATTTGAAAAACTTAATGGGCAATTCGTCGAACAAGTTGTGTGCACGTCGGAAAGCTGGGGAAATTTCCAGGTTGAttgggagtggtggtggtggtggtggatggtagTTGTTGGTGGTGGAAAAATGTAGAGAGTGGGGGTAGAGAGAGAGGATGCAGGTTCTATataattttagagagagagagagagagagagagcgcacAGTTGTATGTTGAGAGAGAGATATTTATTATAATTGAGTTATAATAAAAAGATAATAAATCTAAAGTGACCATAATGCCCCTGAGGGTAAAGACAAAATAGCAGGTCATTAATGGGAAATCTggtcaaatttgaaatttggactaaaatggcaacaaaatgcaaaccacagggacccagatgtaataagtttgagatttggactaaagtggcaaaactggctaaaccacagggaccaaaatggcagtttactctttttaatatatatatatatatataatatatagataataatatggtcacaaaacatTATAATcaacatattttcatatattaatTAGCAAAAACTTAATGGTGAATATATGCTACTATTCAACTTTTTACTACTTGGATTGCTTTATGTACATGTAAGTTAAAGCTCCATTGCATTACTTTATTTTTTATCAACTAAACATTTATTAattttatctttcttttcttaCAAAATAATCTTTATGGTTTAGTTAGAATTTTGACCCTAAAGATGGATATTATCTCACTATAGTTTGTGTGGTTAACCTTAATTATGTATACGCTTACAAGTCTGGCACAATATGCGGGTTCTCGGTACTATTATTATTATCTGGGTTAAAGTTTTTTAGTTTTTAACGATAATGTTTTATGTTTTCGGTCAAAATTTTGGGAGTTATTTGCaatgtgcgtgtgtggttcaatgttttcACATCTATTTTTTGTGGTTTAACGACTCATCGCAGTGTGTGAGTCATAAGTCGACTTAGTTaatattttatatgttttatgtttttgcCATTTTTTTCTGACTTAACACTGCAATGCgcgtgtggttcaacgtttttcgtCTACTTTTTGTTCGGTTTAGAAGTCCCGCCGCAAAGTGCGGGTCGTAAATACTAGTgtatataattacatatatatatatatatatatatatatatatatatgaatgtatgATTATAATCAATAGTACATGAACACTTTTTAAAGacaaaaaaatgttttttcttataaaatgcaACACTATACTTGAATTTCTTGATTTTATTGTAagtattttaaaaatataataaaatatataagatATATTTGATATTTAAAAAACTGGTGAAACTGGATTTAACCCAAATATCAACAATTAGGGTTATTCCAGTTTTACAATTTCAATCGTTTTTTAGTTTCCTATTAATTATGATCTTGTCATCACCTcaattttaactatttttttaactacaaatttggatcactgacggaccactggataTCATCGTGTCACGAGCAGaaccacctgatcatatccatctccactaggcataatgtctatacaccaattcaggaggaaacctaataaatatgggaaaaccccccttgtgAGAATCAAACCTAGAACCAGAACCTATTGGCCCCAAAGTCTTATCCCACTCTCACGCTTCACATGTAATTTCCACTATTAATTTGATccgacctatatatatatacacacacacattcaCGAACCTTATCCGTAATGATCATGTTGAGAATTTCACTTCTTCCATCAAGATTTTCTTGGCTGCAAACAGGAGAATTGAACAACATGAACACGAGAATCAAACCCGAGTAACAATATATCTTTTACAGAGATTGCCAAAGAAATTCCACATgaatgaaaattttaaaaacaatatGAACCAACCTGTGTGCATTGGTGCATTTGAAGGGCTTAACGAGTTCTCGAGGGACAGTCATTCTGGGACGACGAGGCTTTGGCCAAACCGGCGTATCATTTCTTTCTCTTCCTCCATAACCATTCTTGGTTGTTTTACCTTCAACAAGATTGTTCTTCACTACAAAATGATGCATATTTTGCATATCAAAACATTATAATCACGCGGTTTCTGAAGCGCGAAAAGAGTTAAACTTTAACAATTTAAGAAGATGTTAAGTTTAAGAATGGAGTGAGGAAGGTAGAGAGTAGAGGTAGCAATTTACTTGGTGAGGAGTGGTTTTAGGGCTGGTCTTGACTTGGCTATTTAAGTTTTCCTGGTTTTTTTGTGATTAATTACATCTTTGCCTTAATAAATAAACTAATTTTGGACCAAGTAAATTTGAACTCATTTATAGCAtgcaaaaaaagaaaaagaaaaacatatcTTTGTGTATGTGAATTTAAAAAAGCTGCATACTAAACGGAGTTAATCATATACACGTTTAAAAGGGTTTAAACGCGATACCATAATCAAAATTATACTTATGATTGTTTAGTTATTTAATTAAAATACTTATAAAAATTATGAAATATGACTGACTGCCTACTTAAACAATTGTTATCATTCACTCAATAGAACACTAGTAGCAGAACTTGACCAAAAGGTCCGTGGAGGCGAAAAGTCATGGGACCCAAAATATCTTTTTCCTGTCACTATATGTTGGGTTATATGTTCGAGTCGGCTATTAGATTCGGGTCGGGCCAAACAATAATaactttaaataaaattaaataatctTCATTCATTTAAAGGACTCGTTCTTAtacataaaaaaaactaaattgaACCCTCAAGTTTCATTTATATAAATACTAGTTTCAGACTTTATTTAAACTCACTTAAAgtttaaaaacaattataaaaaattaCCAATAGCCCTATTCTTCATGTTTTTTTTAACTCAATacgaaaatatgtatattttttggACAAGAAACTTGGCAGGGGTAGAGAaaatttaggcaaaataattggcgGGACGAACCAATATAATTTTAGAAATTTCGGATGAAAAATCGAAAAAATTACATTACTAACTGAAACATTGACGGGAGCAGGTGCACTCTCTTACCCCTTAAAAGCTCTGCTCCTGTATAACACCATTTATCATCATTTATTACATCCAAAAATTAatttcgatatatatatatatatatatatatatatatatagagtagaaGTTGGGTgtaaagtctatttttcctagaaagtctaggaatgaataagaattggacatgtgtcattgagtgattttaagtagaagggctatcatgtaatttcacattttaattttatttttggaatgtatcttcattaactaaaattccatgattttcggaatttttattattttcgaattcaaatctggaagtcaatgtgttcattaactaaaattccatgtcacattacatcgcatattccattgttcagaa encodes the following:
- the LOC110909896 gene encoding uncharacterized protein LOC110909896 gives rise to the protein MQNMHHFVVKNNLVEGKTTKNGYGGRERNDTPVWPKPRRPRMTVPRELVKPFKCTNAHSQENLDGRSEILNMIITDKKSTEERDSLCYYTGSPPQRTGNPLIHDVHFINQVEVFSSLASLKH